Proteins encoded in a region of the Diospyros lotus cultivar Yz01 chromosome 9, ASM1463336v1, whole genome shotgun sequence genome:
- the LOC127810368 gene encoding probable fructokinase-4 isoform X2 produces MAAKNGAVSPAGSARMIVSFGEMLIDFVPTVSGVSLAEAPGFLKAPGGAPANVAVAVARLGGRAAFVGKLGDDEFGQMLAGILKENGVSGDGILFDKGARTALAFVTLLADGDREFMFYRNPSADMLLTPEELNLDQIRSAKIFHYGSISLIAEPCRSAHLKAMQVARESGALLSYDPNLRLPLWPSPEEARKRILSIWDQAEVIKVNDVELEFLTESNEIDDEAAMSLWHPNLKLLLVTLGEKGCRYYTKGAVDAFHVKVVDTTGAGDSFVGALLCKIVYDRSVLENEGKLREVLKFANACGAITATKKGAIPALPTESEALALIAGEVRSRRRRPLFISLTLLCICLFLFFIILYFKF; encoded by the exons ATGGCGGCAAAGAATGGAGCTGTCTCGCCGGCTGGATCGGCAAGGATGATTGTCAGCTTCGGCGAGATGCTGATCGACTTCGTGCCGACGGTGTCGGGGGTGTCACTAGCGGAAGCCCCAGGCTTCCTCAAGGCGCCTGGAGGAGCGCCGGCCAACGTGGCCGTGGCCGTCGCCAGGCTCGGTGGCCGGGCAGCTTTCGTCGGGAAGCTCGGTGACGACGAGTTCGGGCAAATGCTCGCCGGGATCTTGAAGGAGAACGGCGTGAGCGGCGACGGAATCCTCTTCGACAAGGGCGCGCGTACTGCGCTGGCCTTCGTCACGCTCCTTGCCGACGGCGACCGCGAGTTCATGTTCTACCGGAACCCTAGCGCCGACATGCTTCTGACGCCGGAAGAGCTCAACCTCGATCAAATCCGATCC GctaaaatatttcactatggGTCAATAAGCTTGATCGCGGAGCCATGCAGATCGGCCCATTTGAAGGCAATGCAGGTGGCAAGGGAATCCGGCGCCTTGCTCTCCTACGACCCCAATCTCCGGTTACCGTTGTGGCCGTCGCCTGAGGAGGCACGTAAGCGAATCCTCAGCATTTGGGACCAGGCAGAGGTGATCAAGGTTAACGACGTCGAGCTCGAGTTCCTCACAGAGTCTAATGAGATTGACGACGAAGCAGCCATGTCTCTCTGGCACCCCAATCTAAAGCTCCTCCTCGTCACGCTCGGCGAAAAGGGTTGTAGATATTACACTAAG GGAGCTGTGGACGCATTCCATGTCAAAGTAGTGGACACAACCGGTGCCGGCGACTCGTTCGTCGGAGCTCTACTGTGCAAAATTGTCTACGATCGATCTGTCCTTGAG AATGAAGGAAAGTTGAGGGAAGTGCTTAAATTTGCGAATGCGTGCGGAGCCATCACAGCCACCAAGAAAGGAGCTATCCCCGCCCTTCCCACCGAGTCCGAAGCTTTGGCTCTGATTGCCGGGGAAGTGCGTAGCCGGCGGCGTCGCcctttgtttatttctttaacATTACTTTGTATatgtctctttttatttttcattattctatattttaaattttaa
- the LOC127810368 gene encoding probable fructokinase-4 isoform X1: MAAKNGAVSPAGSARMIVSFGEMLIDFVPTVSGVSLAEAPGFLKAPGGAPANVAVAVARLGGRAAFVGKLGDDEFGQMLAGILKENGVSGDGILFDKGARTALAFVTLLADGDREFMFYRNPSADMLLTPEELNLDQIRSAKIFHYGSISLIAEPCRSAHLKAMQVARESGALLSYDPNLRLPLWPSPEEARKRILSIWDQAEVIKVNDVELEFLTESNEIDDEAAMSLWHPNLKLLLVTLGEKGCRYYTKNFQGAVDAFHVKVVDTTGAGDSFVGALLCKIVYDRSVLENEGKLREVLKFANACGAITATKKGAIPALPTESEALALIAGEVRSRRRRPLFISLTLLCICLFLFFIILYFKF, translated from the exons ATGGCGGCAAAGAATGGAGCTGTCTCGCCGGCTGGATCGGCAAGGATGATTGTCAGCTTCGGCGAGATGCTGATCGACTTCGTGCCGACGGTGTCGGGGGTGTCACTAGCGGAAGCCCCAGGCTTCCTCAAGGCGCCTGGAGGAGCGCCGGCCAACGTGGCCGTGGCCGTCGCCAGGCTCGGTGGCCGGGCAGCTTTCGTCGGGAAGCTCGGTGACGACGAGTTCGGGCAAATGCTCGCCGGGATCTTGAAGGAGAACGGCGTGAGCGGCGACGGAATCCTCTTCGACAAGGGCGCGCGTACTGCGCTGGCCTTCGTCACGCTCCTTGCCGACGGCGACCGCGAGTTCATGTTCTACCGGAACCCTAGCGCCGACATGCTTCTGACGCCGGAAGAGCTCAACCTCGATCAAATCCGATCC GctaaaatatttcactatggGTCAATAAGCTTGATCGCGGAGCCATGCAGATCGGCCCATTTGAAGGCAATGCAGGTGGCAAGGGAATCCGGCGCCTTGCTCTCCTACGACCCCAATCTCCGGTTACCGTTGTGGCCGTCGCCTGAGGAGGCACGTAAGCGAATCCTCAGCATTTGGGACCAGGCAGAGGTGATCAAGGTTAACGACGTCGAGCTCGAGTTCCTCACAGAGTCTAATGAGATTGACGACGAAGCAGCCATGTCTCTCTGGCACCCCAATCTAAAGCTCCTCCTCGTCACGCTCGGCGAAAAGGGTTGTAGATATTACACTAAG AACTTCCAGGGAGCTGTGGACGCATTCCATGTCAAAGTAGTGGACACAACCGGTGCCGGCGACTCGTTCGTCGGAGCTCTACTGTGCAAAATTGTCTACGATCGATCTGTCCTTGAG AATGAAGGAAAGTTGAGGGAAGTGCTTAAATTTGCGAATGCGTGCGGAGCCATCACAGCCACCAAGAAAGGAGCTATCCCCGCCCTTCCCACCGAGTCCGAAGCTTTGGCTCTGATTGCCGGGGAAGTGCGTAGCCGGCGGCGTCGCcctttgtttatttctttaacATTACTTTGTATatgtctctttttatttttcattattctatattttaaattttaa